In Pseudofrankia saprophytica, one genomic interval encodes:
- a CDS encoding sensor histidine kinase has protein sequence MAMGWRRFASDHHGLATAVVALLMFVAAGPGSRLAPGKDTRPDSAWPAVILAAISCLALLWHERRPRTVVTVVAVCTAGMALHGYLLSMLLIAPAMAALYWLADHTDRRTAIVFTGATATVVVTAALIGDPASYPLVLKTIGPIAWLILPAALGNTARLRRGYLAAERARAEHAEHTREQEAHRRVIDERTRIARELHDVVAHHITLANAQASTAAHLSTTRPEQTREILTGLTATTSAALRDLKATVGLLRADDSPHAPLEPAPGLGRLPDLTAALAAAGLTVTVDVAGNPRPLSPGVDLTAFRVIQEALTNVAKHAATNTAHVQITYYRDMLTMSVINDGAATRRPHPTTAATQEEPDATGGGQATGGFGLIGMRERARSVGGELTAGPRPEGGFQVAMCLPLQPTPVTKTGTDDDPHTARRRPGPAAGDIPDADRLPGGHDGRR, from the coding sequence ATGGCGATGGGCTGGCGACGGTTCGCGAGCGACCACCACGGGCTGGCCACAGCGGTGGTCGCACTGCTGATGTTCGTCGCGGCCGGGCCCGGTAGCCGCCTCGCTCCCGGCAAGGACACCCGCCCGGACTCCGCCTGGCCGGCGGTGATACTCGCCGCGATCTCCTGCCTGGCGCTGCTATGGCACGAACGGCGGCCACGCACGGTCGTGACGGTTGTTGCCGTCTGCACTGCAGGCATGGCGTTGCACGGCTACCTCCTGAGCATGCTGCTGATCGCCCCGGCTATGGCAGCTCTCTATTGGCTGGCCGACCACACCGACCGCAGGACCGCGATCGTGTTCACCGGCGCCACCGCCACTGTCGTCGTGACGGCGGCGCTGATCGGTGACCCAGCCAGCTACCCGCTGGTGCTGAAGACCATCGGTCCGATCGCGTGGCTGATACTCCCCGCCGCACTCGGTAACACCGCGCGGCTACGCCGTGGCTACCTGGCCGCCGAGCGGGCCCGCGCCGAGCACGCCGAGCACACCCGGGAGCAGGAGGCCCACCGGCGTGTGATCGACGAGCGCACCCGGATCGCCCGCGAACTGCACGACGTCGTCGCCCACCACATCACCCTGGCCAACGCCCAGGCCAGCACCGCCGCCCACCTCTCCACGACCCGCCCCGAGCAGACCAGGGAGATCCTGACCGGCCTCACCGCGACCACCTCGGCCGCGCTTCGGGACCTCAAGGCCACCGTCGGCCTGCTCCGCGCCGACGACAGCCCACACGCGCCGTTGGAACCCGCCCCCGGACTTGGCCGGCTACCCGACCTGACCGCCGCGCTCGCCGCGGCCGGGCTCACGGTCACCGTCGACGTGGCCGGGAATCCGAGGCCGCTGTCCCCCGGAGTCGATCTGACCGCGTTCCGCGTCATCCAAGAGGCACTGACCAATGTGGCCAAACACGCGGCCACCAACACCGCACACGTACAGATCACCTACTACCGCGACATGCTCACCATGAGCGTCATCAACGACGGCGCCGCGACCAGGCGGCCGCACCCCACGACAGCCGCCACCCAGGAGGAGCCGGATGCGACCGGCGGCGGGCAGGCGACCGGCGGATTCGGCCTCATCGGCATGCGCGAACGTGCCCGCTCGGTCGGCGGCGAGTTGACCGCCGGCCCTCGACCCGAGGGCGGCTTCCAGGTGGCCATGTGTCTTCCACTGCAGCCCACCCCCGTGACGAAGACAGGGACCGATGACGATCCGCATACTGCTCGCCGACGACCAGGCCCTGCTGCGGGCGACATTCCGGATGCTGATCGACTCCCAGGCGGACATGACGGTCGTCGCTGA
- a CDS encoding NADP-dependent oxidoreductase has product MRALNVPAAGEQPRLSDLPIPGPIEDTVLVRVKAAGLNALDNALAAGMMAEMLPHMYPLVLGRDAAGVVEAVGAGVTHVAVGDEVIGHMLLAPPIQAGTLAEYALLPAAAVTRKPAGLSFTTAAALPLAAAAAKAAVDAVEPEQGQTVLVVGASGGVGSYVVQLLAAHGVTVVATSTAVDADRLTALGATIVIDYTAGSVIEQVHAAYPDGVDALIDLVAYTADSAPLGAVRKGGKVASTLGAADEQALAAVGLTGTGVMAAPVREVVAELAEQAAAGRLKVDVTTVLPLEQATDGLATLASGTARGKIVVEIDD; this is encoded by the coding sequence ATGCGCGCATTGAATGTCCCGGCCGCGGGCGAGCAGCCTCGTCTGTCCGACCTGCCCATCCCGGGACCGATCGAGGACACGGTCCTGGTCCGGGTGAAGGCGGCCGGTCTCAACGCCCTCGACAACGCCCTGGCCGCCGGGATGATGGCCGAGATGCTGCCGCACATGTACCCGCTGGTCCTCGGCCGTGACGCCGCGGGCGTCGTCGAGGCGGTCGGAGCCGGCGTCACCCACGTCGCCGTCGGCGACGAGGTGATCGGCCACATGCTGCTAGCTCCGCCGATCCAGGCCGGCACCCTCGCCGAGTACGCACTGCTGCCCGCCGCCGCGGTCACCCGCAAGCCAGCCGGTCTCAGCTTCACCACGGCCGCGGCGCTTCCCCTCGCCGCGGCCGCCGCCAAGGCCGCCGTCGACGCCGTCGAGCCCGAGCAAGGCCAGACTGTCCTCGTCGTCGGCGCCAGCGGTGGCGTGGGTTCCTACGTCGTCCAACTGCTCGCGGCCCACGGCGTCACGGTCGTGGCCACCAGCACCGCGGTGGACGCCGATCGACTGACCGCGCTGGGTGCGACCATCGTCATCGACTACACCGCCGGCTCAGTCATCGAGCAGGTGCACGCCGCGTATCCCGACGGTGTCGACGCCCTGATCGACCTCGTCGCCTACACCGCCGACAGTGCACCCCTCGGCGCGGTCCGCAAGGGTGGCAAGGTCGCCAGCACCCTGGGCGCCGCCGACGAACAGGCCCTCGCCGCCGTCGGTCTGACCGGCACCGGCGTCATGGCCGCTCCCGTCCGTGAGGTCGTCGCGGAGCTCGCCGAGCAGGCCGCCGCCGGCAGGTTGAAGGTCGACGTCACCACCGTCCTGCCCCTCGAGCAGGCCACCGACGGGCTCGCCACCCTCGCCAGCGGCACCGCCCGTGGAAAGATCGTCGTCGAGATCGACGACTGA
- a CDS encoding DinB family protein: MFIWPRMTAGPERLMLESLLDRNRQALIDTTRGLSETDARRRLVVSLTTPIGLIKHAATAERIWFQRTLLGLDESACDGYATGDDGSFVVAGGETLADVIAEFERASERSRVIAADFELDDTKPHPRAGDVSLRFVYLLLIEDFARHAGHGDILREQITAAR, encoded by the coding sequence ATGTTCATATGGCCCCGAATGACCGCTGGACCCGAACGTCTCATGTTGGAGAGCTTGCTTGACCGCAACCGGCAAGCGCTCATCGACACCACGCGAGGGCTATCCGAGACCGACGCACGGCGGCGCCTGGTCGTCTCACTGACCACACCGATCGGGCTGATCAAACACGCCGCCACCGCCGAGCGCATCTGGTTCCAACGCACCCTGCTCGGCCTGGACGAGTCCGCATGCGACGGCTACGCCACCGGTGACGACGGCAGTTTCGTTGTCGCCGGCGGCGAAACGCTGGCCGACGTGATCGCCGAGTTTGAGCGTGCCAGCGAGCGTTCCCGCGTGATCGCCGCTGACTTCGAGCTCGACGACACCAAGCCGCACCCCCGCGCTGGCGATGTCAGTCTGCGGTTTGTCTACCTGCTCCTGATCGAGGATTTCGCCCGTCACGCCGGCCATGGTGACATTCTCCGAGAACAAATCACCGCCGCACGATAG
- a CDS encoding response regulator transcription factor → MTIRILLADDQALLRATFRMLIDSQADMTVVAEAADGAEAVTRTRQHSPDVVLMDIRMPGTDGLTATATIGADPDLAATRILILTTFELDEYVAQALRAGASGFLGKDVGADELLSAIRLVAAGDALLSPAATRALITRFLAVPEPSTARATSDTLNVLTTREREVVALVAEGYSNDEIAARLVISPLTARTHVHRAMTKLHARDRAQLVVIAYQTGLAIQPRRPEAERNRPCQGRH, encoded by the coding sequence ATGACGATCCGCATACTGCTCGCCGACGACCAGGCCCTGCTGCGGGCGACATTCCGGATGCTGATCGACTCCCAGGCGGACATGACGGTCGTCGCTGAGGCCGCCGACGGCGCAGAGGCAGTCACCCGCACCCGTCAGCACAGCCCGGACGTCGTCCTCATGGACATCCGGATGCCCGGCACCGACGGCCTGACCGCGACCGCCACCATCGGCGCCGACCCGGACCTGGCCGCCACCAGGATCCTCATCCTGACCACCTTTGAACTCGACGAGTACGTCGCCCAGGCACTGCGCGCCGGTGCCAGTGGATTCCTCGGCAAGGACGTCGGCGCTGACGAACTGCTGTCCGCGATCCGGCTGGTGGCCGCTGGCGACGCGCTGCTCTCGCCCGCCGCAACCCGCGCGCTGATCACCCGCTTTCTCGCCGTGCCCGAACCCAGCACCGCCCGCGCGACCTCCGACACGCTGAACGTCCTGACCACCCGCGAACGAGAGGTAGTAGCGCTCGTCGCCGAGGGCTACTCCAACGACGAGATCGCGGCCCGCCTCGTCATCAGCCCACTCACCGCCCGCACCCACGTCCATCGGGCTATGACCAAACTCCACGCCCGCGACCGCGCCCAACTCGTCGTCATCGCCTACCAGACGGGCCTGGCCATTCAGCCTCGCCGACCCGAGGCGGAACGGAACCGGCCTTGTCAGGGGCGGCACTAG
- a CDS encoding IS6 family transposase codes for MSELVGFRFPSEVIVLAVRWYLRFALSYRDVEELLAERGIDVDHVTVYRWVRRFTPLLVEAARPCRHRPASGWFVDETYIKIAGRWTYLYRAVDQHGQVIDVLASERRDQLAARRFLQQALTHGCRPVEVTTDKALVYPRVLDEMLPEAWHIDAARENNRIESDHGRLKARLRPMRGLKRLRSAQTISTGHALIQNIRRGHYELATDVDPRLRLSAAFSELAAVV; via the coding sequence GTGTCGGAGTTGGTCGGGTTCCGGTTCCCGTCCGAGGTGATCGTTCTGGCGGTGCGGTGGTATCTGCGGTTCGCGTTGTCGTATCGGGACGTCGAGGAGCTACTCGCCGAACGTGGCATCGATGTTGATCACGTGACTGTGTACCGGTGGGTGCGCCGGTTCACGCCGTTGCTGGTCGAGGCGGCCCGGCCGTGCCGGCACCGGCCGGCCAGTGGATGGTTCGTCGACGAGACCTACATCAAGATCGCAGGCAGGTGGACCTATCTCTACCGGGCCGTCGACCAGCACGGCCAGGTCATCGACGTGCTCGCCAGCGAACGGCGCGACCAGCTCGCCGCCCGCCGATTCCTCCAGCAGGCACTGACCCATGGCTGCCGGCCGGTCGAGGTCACTACGGACAAGGCACTGGTCTACCCGCGGGTCCTCGACGAGATGCTGCCCGAGGCCTGGCACATCGACGCCGCTCGGGAGAACAACAGGATCGAGTCTGACCACGGCCGACTCAAGGCCAGGCTGCGGCCGATGCGCGGGCTGAAACGCCTGCGCTCCGCTCAGACGATCAGCACCGGACACGCCTTGATCCAGAACATCCGCCGCGGCCACTACGAACTCGCCACCGACGTCGATCCGCGGCTGCGGCTATCGGCCGCGTTCTCCGAGCTCGCCGCCGTGGTCTGA
- a CDS encoding VOC family protein, which translates to MEIKELGHLVLYVRDLDRSAHFYRDILGWRPAYSGDGPLPYRGMAFNAGGRTHHELLLLEVGQSAAPLQRGRHVGLYHFGLRVGTSDDELREVLATLVANDVPIHGATDHGLTHSLYLSDPDGNEIELFIDVPGVDWEDPAHWSAPTARPLRL; encoded by the coding sequence GTGGAGATCAAAGAGCTCGGACACCTCGTCCTGTATGTGCGCGACCTGGACCGGTCGGCCCACTTCTACCGTGACATCCTCGGCTGGCGCCCGGCCTACTCGGGCGACGGGCCCCTGCCCTACCGCGGGATGGCTTTCAACGCTGGCGGCCGTACCCACCACGAGCTGTTGCTCCTCGAAGTCGGCCAGTCCGCGGCCCCCCTGCAGCGCGGACGTCACGTCGGCCTCTACCACTTCGGGCTGAGGGTCGGCACAAGCGATGACGAGCTGCGGGAGGTTCTCGCGACCTTGGTGGCCAACGACGTTCCCATCCACGGGGCCACTGACCACGGGCTCACCCACAGCCTGTACCTCTCAGACCCCGACGGCAACGAGATCGAACTGTTCATCGACGTACCCGGCGTCGACTGGGAAGACCCCGCGCACTGGAGCGCCCCGACCGCCCGACCGCTGCGCCTGTAA
- a CDS encoding LmeA family phospholipid-binding protein, which yields MLLVGQLVLLGVGDRVAAHAAAGQMVSQIQKSQHLPNPPTVSIGGVPFLTQVATGRYRDIELGVRRIAVPTLCVDDIKVHLQGVHVPLRKAMADKLTTISIDRAVGTVRITYPDLNTFLSTEPGHLRVTPAGRALRLSAPVDVPMLGSVTAFGDLQASVTDNRLTLAPTGLGVKGLGSFQLPTGAVDTLTTTVPLTGLPMNLQLTAARTTPDGIEITAVADHLSLDTTQTGPTIHGC from the coding sequence GTGCTCCTGGTCGGCCAGCTGGTGCTGCTCGGAGTCGGGGACCGGGTCGCGGCCCACGCGGCGGCCGGCCAGATGGTCAGCCAGATCCAGAAGAGCCAGCACCTGCCGAACCCGCCGACGGTGTCCATCGGTGGCGTCCCATTCCTCACCCAGGTGGCGACCGGCCGCTACCGCGACATCGAGCTCGGCGTCCGCCGGATCGCGGTGCCGACCCTCTGCGTCGATGACATCAAAGTGCACCTGCAGGGCGTCCATGTCCCCCTGCGCAAGGCGATGGCCGACAAACTGACAACCATCTCGATCGACCGCGCCGTCGGCACCGTCCGGATCACCTACCCCGATCTCAACACCTTCCTCTCCACCGAACCCGGACACCTGCGGGTCACCCCCGCCGGCCGCGCCCTCCGGCTCTCAGCGCCGGTCGACGTGCCGATGCTCGGGTCGGTCACCGCGTTCGGTGACCTGCAGGCCAGCGTCACAGACAACCGGCTGACCCTCGCTCCCACCGGCCTCGGCGTCAAGGGCCTGGGCTCCTTCCAGCTCCCGACCGGCGCGGTCGACACCCTCACTACCACTGTGCCGCTGACCGGCCTACCCATGAACCTTCAGCTGACCGCGGCCCGAACCACCCCCGACGGCATAGAGATCACCGCGGTGGCCGACCACCTCTCCCTCGACACCACCCAGACCGGACCCACCATCCACGGATGCTGA